The following DNA comes from Lonchura striata isolate bLonStr1 chromosome 4, bLonStr1.mat, whole genome shotgun sequence.
TTTGCTTCGGAGAACactgattacaaaaaaaaaaaaaatcagtatcaaaattacatttaacacATTCTATATGAAACAGCAACTTATACTAAATTTCTAccctaatttatttcaaaacttaacacatgctttgcttttattcttctttgatTTCATCTTACAGCTTTTATGTTATCACTATCTTATCTTGtcttatttgattttattttatttttcccggTCAGGGAACcaaaaatgtcatggtttgacactggcacaatgccagtactcctatgaaaatgtgatccctcccttgaatgctgtgaagtggaatttagaacagagcaaaacaggcctaagcttaataacagaaaaaaaaaactttattaagctactactacaaaagaaaagagaaaggaaaaaagggaaagaaaaaatatacaaagatcaaatgaaaaccttgcaaagcattcatCTTCCTACCAcccaactctaacaaactacagtgagacacaatctagaCCCCACTCAGGTTTTTACCTTCTAAACGATCGATACTCAGCCCttcgagggaggcaggagcctctcttgtggcacagactcttgaagaaaatacagatcTACATCTTGTGTTTCTATGTGTTTCTTGTGTATCTTGTGTTTCTCTGCGGGGGGACGGAGACATcttagatttcttccacccttccatctgcagggacCAGCCCGGTttcagtccctccacccttcggccttacctccgtcaggccatgggccttcccctccccacccagccccgggccgggcgggggaggcTGCACTGAACGCTGACCAGAactaaagagagcgagttcccctgggaattctgcttttaacccctctatATTCCCAGAGGTGTGTTCACCTTCAATTggttaatatctaaattgacctcgtccttccggaaaaaattatctttccgtatCAAACTAGgacaagaactgttattcccatatcttcacccgagagccttttaattttaaaattataatgatttggagggagggggtttacattttccgtttcaggggaggcttctgccttctttagcagacacctgtcttttcaaacaaaGACACTGCTCCAAGTAGTTGTTGCTGGAAGATTTTGCTGTGCTTCCCCATTATTTAACCCAATTTAAATTTAACCCAAGTGAAATAAGtactattttgcaaatattgaaaCGTCTATATTTGAAGTTCTCAACATACTACAGAGATTGGATAGGTTATTTTCAAACTCTAACGGTGATATTGACCACAGAATATCAATAAATAGGAACTATCAGACAAAAGTTTATCTAATACACACCCTCAAAAAgcctcaattttctttttcttttctattctggaagaaacaaatttaCCAGCAATGCCATGCATCCAACAAAGTGACCCAGGCAGGCTGATGATCCTTCAGATTCCAGTTTTCAAGGGTGACTCTAGTTGGACACTGCTTGGAGCACTGCTCACACAGTGCTCATGTTAGGATGAAGTTCACAGAATAcagtgttttattaatttgccttGAAGGGGCAATTTCTTCCATAAAACTTCCAAGATTTCTCCGGGAACAGAAGGGATCACGCTGTGCTGTGCAAGGCTACCATGATTTAAGAGTCCAGATTACCTTGGCATATTTAAATAACCTTGTCATTAACAGCAAAGGAGCGGTGCAATTTCCAAGGCTGCGTAAGAAAAGGATGTGTGTAGATCCAGCTCTGAAACAAAGCCCAGCTACAAGGTACTTTTGTTTGCTAGGTTTGCAGAGAGCCTTTTTCTCCTGCCCAGACCATCCTCTCCAGGATAactgcaacaaaaccaaaacacacactCACCAACACAACTCAGCCAAACCTGCCAGGAAGACCAATGCATTCAGCTGCTTCTACGAAACATCAGCTTAcacttttctactttaaaaactAACAGTATAAATATACATGCAAGATTTCTTAAAAAGTGGCTATatccaataatttaaaaaaagcttcaaCATAATACCAAGCTTGTCACCAGCTGCATAGGTCATACTATCAAtcctctttatttcattctcctttgaaaacaaaattccaaagagctcttgaaattcatttttaagAGCGCCTTTTGTATCCTTTATTCACTCTTAAAGATAACCATGGAACAAGTAACGaaatagctgaaggaaaattagcaGTGTTTTATTTGTCCTGAACCTAAGAATTTAGAACCTTACATTTTTACAAACATGATTTTATACAAAGTATAGGCAATGAAGTTTTCCATCCCCACTAAAGAAAAGGATGTGGCCTGAACCAcggctgcagcacccccaaggctgtaactgctctgccaggggttCTTCCATGGTCATGGCTCTCAGGTGCTCCAGCACgaccccaggcacaggcactgatgtTTCGAGGGCTacctgctgagcatggcctaatccacagccacagaggcttCAGGTTTATCCCTGGGCCACAGTCCCTTCTTGGGCATGGAAACAACCATGGCCACAGGTACTCTGAgagattcctgctctgccatgggcttATTCCCAGCCACGGATGCCTGCTCCTGTCTGGGCTCATCCACAGGTCACAGATCCCTCGACTGGAGCTCACaccactggagttccagcagcacagaaacagcagcgaTGTCCTGGCCTGGTCTCATGGatgatgggaaggaaaagcaggttcTATTTCAGGGTTTTAAGTGGAGTTTTGATCCTGTCCCTCACAGAatacacctggagcaggtgtccagctgtgtgacacacagaaagggtgtgctgggtgaagaATGGGCAGATGTACTGGCTTTCAGTGGGATaggatccattttcttcccagggagcggcaaagagctgggtttggattcagCACGGGAATATGGTGGATAGCACACAGATGTCTTGGATGTTGCTGAGTGGGGCTTGCCCtcctcaaggactttgcagtgtcacattgGACAACCCATGTCccgtgctctgccagcaaggaggtgagaccatcaacattcccctcctcatccctgtgtcctacgtaaagaagaatcttccacccgctctgctccagagagctggcaagtgcccctagggagccccctcatccctcctggggcactgcggagggcggggccgaggcagggctgtgactgcacaaaggggcagagcgctggcgtgaggcagggctgtgatgtcccagggctgtgctggccgcagcactgtgacatcgcTGTGACATCACCGCGCTGTCGCTGTGTGAGACGGGCCAGCGcccgcagctgccagtgcagtcgCGACGGGACGTGCCGGAGCCATGGGTGACGGTGACGTCCTGCTGAccgtgcttctcctgctgctggccgccgtgGCTGTCTGGTGGGCCTTTGGCCACCGGCAACCACGGGGCCGGCGGACACGGAGAGGGAAGTGGAGGAAGCgccccagggtccagcccagaggCTCACGGAGGAAGCGAGGAGCCCCTGCGGCTCCCAGGTTCCCCAGGCCTCGGGCGACTCCTGGCAAGCGGCCACGTGCTCCCgccagccccctgggcagcccctgcagctgcggcccctgcctggcagaggcccgggagctgcaggaactgatgctgcaccTCGGGGATGGCAACGGGACACGTGAGCCACTCTACTCTGGGATGTGGCAGGCATTGTGGAAAGAACTGGAGGAGCTGCGGAACCAaggccacctgccctgctgtggcttagccagctcctccagaagcctccatcccgtccacaggctgctcccagcaagtttctccatccctgggagagcctcaaggcctgcaaggatggcacagcaggggagagaCATCACCATCCATGCAGGAAGCTCAGGCTGTCAGAGACCCTGCATCCAGCCAGGAGCCTCTGCTATCTCTGACAGCCTGCATCCCTTGCTGAGGCTCAGTGAGACCTGTCAGCCTGCGGAAGGAGCAGAGCCCGTGGACaggtctcccagctcccttggactCTGGGACTTCAACAACACAGGGAACATCCTGACCCTTGACGTGGCAAGGGAAAGCGCAGAAGTCCAACTGGGAGCCCAGCCCGATGCAGGGgagcctgctcaggagcagctggcggGGCAGCAAgcgtcctggagccagcagtgggcatcccacagcagccaggacagccaggacgctcttctggttctgcccgccagcaacagccccagcctggtggtgGAGACGGGCCTCCAGACAGCACGGAGGTTCCTccatctgcaggaagctgccccaagacagccctcgaggcagccaaggcctttctagtagcaggtgagatctcccgaggagctgcctgcggctcccccggggctctggaggggcgaggccaggccaggccagggcccctgCGAGCAGCCTAGTCGCCGGCTGTTTCCAGTGCCTCCGACGGCACGGCTTGAAaaagccctgtctgccttgcagccgctcctgggatccccctgtgccaaggctcgggctgcagccccggccgtcgtcaggagcagagcccagcccacgccgccggggacagcgacggtgccgccctgccccgctgccccggggctgccgcagccgcctgtgcgcgctgccccggcccggctctgccgctcgccagcccggcggctgcagggcggtggccgctgcccggcgcgcagcaggaagcaggtgagagcgcggcggccgcgggggcccggcccgcttcactcgcgggcacttgcggggggttctgggcgcaaggctgatggcttctctcggccgcagggcaacagaggcagcggcaggagctgtacctgtggggcccgcagctgggcagcggcggcttcaGCACCGTCTACTCGGGCATCCGCCTCTCGGACGGGAGCCCGGTGAGTGGCCGCcacggccgggcggggcaggaggggcagcggcggggagcggcagggctggagctcagccctcctctctccgtggctcgcaggtggccatcaaacgcgtggcccgggagagcgtcctgcagtgggacgagctggtgagtgaacggggccagcgggacagagcggggcgtggcgggcagggagaatcccggggcgggctcagcgtgcggagccgcagccccgcgggcctgGGCACACCGGAGAGcggagctggggccgggcagcggcacccccgagcatcccccgggcggGAGGAAGCGCAAGCGCCTGGGAGGCTGcgccagggggcactggggcatcccgggcagggcgcagcgcagccccagggctgctgcagcagcagcagcagcaggctgctgcaggcactgactttctcctgctcacagcccgacggcacccgcgtgcccttggaggtggtgctcatggagaaggtgggctctggctgccagaATATCATCCAGCTCCTGGACTGGTTTTAGCTGCCTGACAGCTTCGTGCTGGTCCTGGAGCGTCCGGAGGCATCGCAGGatctcctgcagttcctgcaggagcagggctgcctgtgcgaggagcaggcgcgctggcttttctgccaggtgctggaggcagTGCGGCACTGCACCGCCTGCGGCGTCCTGCACCGGGACATCAAGCCAGAGAACCTCCTGGTGAACCCGGAGAGCGGCCACCTGAAGCTCATTGACTTCGGCTGCggcaccttcctccaggagcggGCCTTCACGGGCTTTGCCGGTGAGCCcatggcctgggccctgctcccggtgccaggcACCGCACGGCCCCGTtccctcctgggctgcgggCTGCGTCCTTCAGCCGGCCGCCTTTAGGAACGGGGCGGatgctgagccccaggagccggctgctggccctgccgaCAGAGGGGGGGCAAaagcggctcccggcccctgggctcagcaggcccacgagggcctgggctgctccgctggccttcttggccttgcggaatggtttcgtgcctttggccagctggctgggggacgCGGGGTGGCCTCGGGGGGAAGCTGTGGCTACGGCCGCAGCCCCTGCCTCGGCCAGGAGGCCGGcgccaggctctggaaggcagcagcctgcgcccggccagcgccgcctGTCTCCCCTAGGAACGCGCGTGTACAGCCCGCCCGAGTGGATCTGGCTCGGCTGCTACCACGGCCACGCGGCCaccatctggtccctgggcgtgctgctgtacgtcatggtctgcgggagcctccccttccaggatgagcctgacatcgtgctgggcaagctcgtcttccggcagcagctctctccaggtgggtgTCCGGCCTCAAGCCGGCGGGCTTTGGCAGCTGGCGGCGCGCAGCTCGGCGCGGCCCTCACCAGCTCCGCGGGACGTGGATCTGCCCTCCAGGGCCGGCCGCAGGAGGGGCCCGTGCCGACGGGGTCAGCGCGGCACGGGCGGCCGGAGGAGGCGGCCGTGTCCCGCCGTGCCGCTCTCCTGCGTGGGGCAGAGCCGGTCgggagcccggcacggcccagagcccggcacaacatggcccgggccccgcgggcgacgggggcagctgggcaggagactctGCCGGTGACCGGCGCTTTCTGCCTTCTCCCCCCAGAGGTCCAGCACCTGATCCAATGGTGTTTGGCCAAGCACCCTGCGGACAGgccggagctggaggagatctcATGCCACCCTTGGGTGCGGGGCCAGCGCTTTTGATGCCTTgccggagcctctgcagcacccactTTCCGAGTTCCACGCAGGACTGAGAACccgaaaaataaaacaaccaacCCATTGCGGTGTGTCAAGGCTGGTCCTTGTCAGCAACTTCAGCTAAAGAAACGtcttgggaaaagggggaatcagagtgctgccttcagaCTTTGTCAAGCTTTCCATGCCTGCCCTCCCGGCTGGTTCTTTATATCTTCAGCTCAGGCCCTAGTGCGGGTAGGAGGGGCTTTGCCCAGCcaagaaatgcagcagtggaACAACAGCTGCCCTTGCAAAGTGGCAGGGCTTATTGGTGTCTCTTGAAGCGACACACAGGTCTTCTTGGTGTCTCTTGAAGCGACACACAGGTCCATGTGTGAATTCCAAGGGTTATTTGGTTTCCGGGACAGAGACGTTCCTCTCTTAGCAGAActctgaggagagccagaagctacaaaatatcatttcaggttgagccctgctgagctcttttttatttcttcctatgAAATGGCAGGCAGGGCTAGGCGCTTGACCAGCTTGGTCTGCACCATCCTAAGTCATGTGCATGGAGCCCACAGGAAATGTTGAGATGCCAGAGTCATTCCCACAGTGCTGGTCTCAttttaccccccaaaaatatcttctgctgCCTTAAAAACAACCAATGGTAATGGAAAGTGCAGTAACCAGTCACAGGAAAGCAcccagctgcctgcctgtggaGGGTGCCATCTACTAAACCTGTGCCACCTTCAGAAAATAGTGTGGCTGCCTCTGCGAGGCAACAGCACATTCTCCTGCTCTCATTCCCACTGTCAGAGCAAAACTGGAAGCAAGCAATCCCATTCCATCACAACCACCCTTACGCTGAAAAGGTGGAGCCCTGATCTCAGGAAtgccatttgtggcagaggttTTCCAGGAGTGAAAGCATCCTCCCTTCCCAGAGGTATTGCAAgttccccctctccccactcCTTTCCATCCATAAATTGAACACTGACAATCCAGAAATGTTATACACCACAACCCtgggatgtatttttttctttaggtagATCTAAAGCAAGCTGGAAATTGTTCAGCATTTTCTGCCCTCTTCAAGTGAGCATTTGTAACTTTTCTTCCTACAATAATCCAACCAAACTGCTTGGTTACTCCTTttcctagattgcaaggcaatgTGTGTATTCTCTCTGCCACCtgttggaggtgtggcagttatcttctgttcattgggcagttttctttatctcttctacAAACCAATACTCCCTCTGGGGAGAAATCTGCTGGTAATGGGCCATGGAGTGgccctgcatggctgataaaattATATCATCTCACTGGGAGATgttctgcccagggggaggaaccaagtaTTCCTAACTGGGTATAATCAGagattttgggacaccagggcagcctTTCTCCCAACTGGATTCCCGGAGGTGCAGCTTTCTTcgccactggattcccagaggaagaccaggcccatctataCCACTACTGggccttcagaagaaaactccacctttctacaggatccctgctccagcagaagcacagctggaactgcaggagcactgcagccaccatttaatgggatgctgccaccaccctgacccacagggtgtcaggtctTATTCTGACTCTCTCACTCGTTTCTTTTTGTTGAGCTTTGTCctattacatttgtatttttgagttttcctagtaaagaactgttatggtttgacactggcacaatgccaatgctcccatgaaaatgtgatccctcccttgaatgctgtgaagtggaatttagagcagagcaaaacaggcctaagcttaataacagaaataaaactttattaagctactactacaaaagaaaagagaaaggaaaaaaagggaaagaaaaaatacacaaatatcaaatgaaaaccttgcaaagcattcctcttcCTACCACCaaactctaacaaactacagtgagacacaatctagaccccaatcaggtttttaccttctaaacaatcgatactcagcgCCTTCGAGGGAGGCAGGAGTCTCTCTTGTGGCACAGACTCTTCAATACAGATCTACATCTTGTGTTtctatgtcacacatggcaccgcctggaGAAAAGTTTGCTATAGTAACCCTCTCTTTtctatgcacagtgctctcaccaccaatgcatggatggacagactgcttttaggatttttcctttcaaggatgccctgccaagagaggagaaaaacaacagttcagtttttcattgtttgggtcCACTGTCCCccctattttcccatttcccctagAGCTGAGGGTTTaaaaacagagatcttcttctcttctctttcctttaaagacagggggcgccaccacaaaccctctaacttttttctctgttcacttctgtgtcttcccagctgaaggaggtctcttgactcactggcattttctcaaaatacagtctctcttaaAAGAAGATTAGTTCAgtttgtggctaacacggaaaagtccagtcaaaagccactccttgtccccctcccatctagaatttctccttctaacatcccagggtctaaggtgtctctcttcctctcatttaaactgaggaggggaaggaaaaattcacaaagctttcatttctcaagaaagggttaaaagttcAAACTCCGCacggatggctcgatgcccagactccggcaactcccacgcactgggcaccttgcagctccccctgctcctccttcctgACAGTGAaattgctgacaaaactgccgctgtctctttctctctctctctcgggagagaaactctggcggggggggaacggagacatcttagatttcttccccccttccatctgcaggggccagcccggttccagtccctccaccctttgGCCTTACCTccgtcaggccatgggccttcccctccccacccagccacgggccgggcgggggaggcTGCACTACACACTGACCAGAactaaagagagcgagttcccctgggaattctgcttttaacccctctgtgttctcagaggcgtgtccaccttcaattggttaatatctaaattgatctcttccttctggaaaaaattctctttccgtgtcaaactaCGACACTCTACCCTTTGCTTCGGAGAACactgattacaaaaaaaaaaaaaatcagtatcaaaattacatttaacacATTCTATATGAAACAGCAACTTATACTAAATTTCTAccctaatttatttcaaaacttaacacatgctttgcttttattcttctttgatTTCATCTTACAGCTTTTATGTTATCACTATCTTATCTTGtcttatttgattttattttatttttcccggTCAGGGAACcaaaaatgtcatggtttgacactggcacaatgccagtactcctatgaaaatgtgatccctcccttgaatgctgtgaagtggaatttagaacagagcaaaacaggcctaagcttaataacagaaaaaaaaaactttattaagctactactacaaaagaaaagagaaaggaaaaaagggaaagaaaaaatatacaaagatcaaatgaaaaccttgcaaagcattcatCTTCCTACCAcccaactctaacaaactacagtgagacacaatctagaCCCCACTCAGGTTTTTACCTTCTAAACGATCGATACTCAGCCCttcgagggaggcaggagcctctcttgtggcacagactcttgaagaaaatacagatcTACATCTTGTGTTTCTATGTGTTTCTTGTGTATCTTGTGTTTCTCTGCGGGGGGACGGAGACATcttagatttcttccacccttccatctgcagggacCAGCCCGGTttcagtccctccacccttcggccttacctccgtcaggccatgggccttcccctccccacccagccccgggccgggcgggggaggcTGCACTGAACGCTGACCAGAactaaagagagcgagttcccctgggaattctgcttttaacccctctatATTCCCAGAGGTGTGTTCACCTTCAATTggttaatatctaaattgacctcgtccttccggaaaaaattatctttccgtatCAAACTAGgacaagaactgttattcccatatcttcacccgagagccttttaattttaaaattataatgatttggagggagggggtttacattttccgtttcaggggaggcttctgccttctttagcagacacctgtcttttcaaacaaaGACACTGCTCCAAGTAGTTGTTGCTGGAAGATTTTGCTGTGCTTCCCCATTATTTAACCCAATTTAAATTTAACCCAAGTGAAATAAGtactattttgcaaatattgaaaCGTCTATATTTGAAGTTCTCAACATACTACAGAGATTGGATAGGTTATTTTCAAACTCTAACGGTGATATTGACCACAGAATATCAATAAATAGGAACTATCAGACAAAAGTTTATCTAATACACACCCTCAAAAAgcctcaattttctttttcttttctattctggaagaaacaaatttaCCAGCAATGCCATGCATCCAACAAAGTGACCCAGGCAGGCTGATGATCCTTCAGATTCCAGTTTTCAAGGGTGACTCTAGTTGGACACTGCTTGGAGCACTGCTCACACAGTGCTCATGTTAGGATGAAGTTCACAGAATAcagtgttttattaatttgccttGAAGGGGCAATTTCTTCCATAAAACTTCCAAGATTTCTCCGGGAACAGAAGGGATCACGCTGTGCTGTGCAAGGCTACCATGATTTAAGAGTCCAGATTACCTTGGCATATTTAAATAACCTTGTCATTAACAGCAAAGGAGCGGTGCAATTTCCAAGGCTGCGTAAGAAAAGGATGTGTGTAGATCCAGCTCTGAAACAAAGCCCAGCTACAAGGTACTTTTGTTTGCTAGGTTTGCAGAGAGCCTTTTTCTCCTGCCCAGACCATCCTCTCCAGGATAactgcaacaaaaccaaaacacacactCACCAACACAACTCAGCCAAACCTGCCAGGAAGACCAATGCATTCAGCTGCTTCTACGAAACATCAGCTTAcacttttctactttaaaaactAACAGTATAAATATACATGCAAGATTTCTTAAAAAGTGGCTATatccaataatttaaaaaaagcttcaaCATAATACCAAGCTTGTCACCAGCTGCATAGGTCATACTATCAAtcctctttatttcattctcctttgaaaacaaaattccaaagagctcttgaaattcatttttaagAGCGCCTTTTGTATCCTTTATTCACTCTTAAAGATAACCATGGAACAAGTAACGaaatagctgaaggaaaattagcaGTGTTTTATTTGTCCTGAACCTAAGAATTTAGAACCTTACATTTTTACAAACATGATTTTATACAAAGT
Coding sequences within:
- the LOC144246188 gene encoding LOW QUALITY PROTEIN: serine/threonine-protein kinase pim-1-like (The sequence of the model RefSeq protein was modified relative to this genomic sequence to represent the inferred CDS: substituted 1 base at 1 genomic stop codon), coding for MATGQQRQRQELYLWGPQLGSGGFSTVYSGIRLSDGSPVAIKRVARESVLQWDELPDGTRVPLEVVLMEKVGSGCQNIIQLLDWFXLPDSFVLVLERPEASQDLLQFLQEQGCLCEEQARWLFCQVLEAVRHCTACGVLHRDIKPENLLVNPESGHLKLIDFGCGTFLQERAFTGFAGTRVYSPPEWIWLGCYHGHAATIWSLGVLLYVMVCGSLPFQDEPDIVLGKLVFRQQLSPEVQHLIQWCLAKHPADRPELEEISCHPWLRMPAGVLLLSGLIHRSQIPRLELTPLEFQQHRNSSDVLAWSHG